In Parabacteroides timonensis, the genomic stretch TCCGAGGTGTTTAGCGTTGTGATACCTGTGGCTTGTGCCAGGATTAGCATAATTGCAGGCATGCAAATAGTGATAAACAGTAGTGAGTAAATACCAAAAGTGCAGAATTTACCTTTCTCCAGGAATCTCGGTACGAAGAAAGAATAAAATACATAGAAGCTGCCTAAAAAACAACTTGCAAAAGTAAAGGTTGATAATACCACATAATGAGGCTGGGATACGGGCATATCATCCACACTGAAGAAGTAGGCAATGAAAATTGCAACCATCCATACGGGGAGGTGCATTAAAGATAGAATGATTCTTTTGTCCATGTTATTTTAGTTTTAAATTACATGAGCAAAAGTCGCATTAATGCTTTTTGTGGGCAAAATTGATCTTTTGTTCGATTATATTTGTCTGTAATTTTAAACTTTTTGTCCACAGAATACTATTTGTATTCTATGAATATTATATTATAATAAACGGGCTGGGAGCGGGGTTTATTGTTTTTTATTCCAGGATTATAATTCTTTTAAAACATCCATCACATAGTTTCGCCGTTGCCGGGAGATAGGGATGGACGATCCGTCTTTCATGCGGATATATCCTCCGTCGCTTTTGATGAAACTTTTGATTTCATCCAGGTTGATCAGATGCGATTGGTGTACGCGCAGGAAATGATAAGGGGTTAATAGCTCGTCGAATTCTTTTAATGTTTTGGAGACAACCAGTTTCTCACCTGTCTTTAGATAGAAAGTCGTATAGTTGCTTTCCGACTCGCAACGGATGATGGAGCCGATCTCTACAAACTCTATTTTATCGGCGACAGACAGTGCTATTTTCTTTTGTTTATCTACTGCCCGCGTGTTCTGCAGGAGGTTCTGCATCCGTTTGTTTTCCTGTTTCCGCAAGACTACCTGGATGGCTTTGTCTACGGCATGTGTCAGTTCTTCCGGGTCGATCGGTTTCAATAGATAGTCGAGTGCACTGAAACGGATTGCCTGGATCGCATAGCTGTCGTAGGCGGTTACAAAGATCACCTCGAAAGGAATATCCGGAAGACTTTCCAGAAGAGAAAAACCGGTATCGTCACCCAGCCGGATATCCAAAAAGAGGATATCCGGTTTTGCTTCGGGTAGGACGGTACGAGCTTCCGTAACGGAACTGCAGATGGCCGATATACTGATCTGCGGGCAATAGGTCCTGATCATACGGAGCAGGTTCTCCCGGTTTCCCTGCTCGTCATCTACAATTGTTGCGGTTATTTTCGTGTTCATATTTTGCGTTATAAAGGAATGGATAACCGGACATGGCAACCGGAGACGGCTTCTTTTTCCTGCCTGTTTTCGATTGTAACACCGATTTCCGTATTGTACAAAGTCTTTAATATTTCGAACTCGTTGGTGACGGCACGGATACCGAAACCTCCGTTCTCTTCTGTTTTCAGTCCGGGACCATCGTCGGTAATGTCGATTATCAACAATTGGTTTTGCAAAGATAATCGAATTGTAATCTCTCCAATACCACGCGGGGCGATTCCGTGTTTAACTGCATTTTCAACGAAAGGTTGTATCAGCATTCCCGGTATCTCGATCGTATCCGGCTGGATGTTTTCGTCTACTGTCAGGGAGTAGGAGAAGGGGAAACGAAGTTGTTCGAGTTTCAAATATAACTGTAACTGTTCGATCTCGTCGGAGAGGGGAACAAGCTTCTTTTCGGATGTGGCCAGTACCTTCCGCAGTAAGCGGGAGAAGTCGATCAGATATTTATTCGCCTCCTGATTGGCGGAGCGATTGATCAGATTCTGGATCGAGCTGAGTGCGTTAAAGATGAAATGCGGATTCATCTGGGAACGGATCGCACGGAGTTCGAGCTCGCGGATACGGCGGCGGTTAAGCTCCTGCTTTTGTTTGTTTTTGGTTCGGAAATAGTAAATAAGACCGATGATTGCAGCGAGTAAAAGCGCACCTATGACACCTTCTTTGAATCCTTTTATGAAATCTTTGAAGGACTTATCTTCTCTGTTTAGGTCTTTTTTTACTAAATCAATGATTGTGTCTATGTCAAAATCCCAGAGTCTCCGATAGAGAATAGTTCCGTCTTCGCGCATCAGAATGGTGAGTGGGTAGATACCCTTAGACTTTAAATCTTGTGCTTGTTTGCTGGGTATAGCTTTGTATGGCTTTACCTTCTCCGCATTATGAGAGGAGAAATTTGAGTATAGTTCGAGTTGTATGGTGGAAGTTAGTCCTTCCGCTTCAATACGCTGTTTCAAGTCGAGTGCGTTTTGGAGAATATTGGCGGGAAGACCATCCCATGTCAATAGTTGCAACAGGATGTATTTCCGGTCGTTTCCTTTCGCCAGGTGCAGGCTGTCAGCTATAATCAGACCGGTTTCTTTAATATTCTTTCCGGCTTCAAAAGGTAACAACTTGTTGTATGTCTTTTTTAGATCGTTTGTCAGACTGGTATCCGGGCAGGAGCTGATAAAATCGTTATAATCCGCATCTAATTCGGATAGCATTTTTTCACCCATTAAAGCCTTTAGATTAACTTTGTTTACTTGATATTTTGGATAACCGGAAAGGATTTGTTTAGTTAATAGATAGTCTTCCTGTGGGGTTAATTCTTTCTGTTTGTTCAGACGTAGATTATCCGACTTGAGTTCCTGTTTTTTATAGATAGTATACTCGTACAGGAAATAGTCATAATTTGCAGCATCCGGTTTTTTCAGGTTGTATGCATAATCGATAAGTGGATTGACCGATGCAAAGTGGGGGGCTTGCCAGCTGAGCAAACCGCTTTTATGCCAGTCTTCTTTGTCGGTGTAATACATATAGCGTTGTAGGATAACAGCTCCTTTGAGATACTGTTCCGAGCGTTCGAATACCTTTCGCCAATAGGGGTCCATCTTTCCAAAATCTTTCTCCAAGACCGTTTGAAAAAGAGCATTACGGGACTGGAAAGCTTTTTCCAGCTCGTCGGGTTGTCTGAGGTTGAAAACAAATATATCAGACTCATAGAGGTTGGCGAACCTTCGATAGCTGTATTGGAAGTTGTTTTGCTCGTTTCCTCGTCCTTCGTAACGGATGCGATGTGTATCTATATATAGTTTTTTGTCCTGAACAATGGAATCTCCGGGAGTTAGTAGTAGCGTTTTTTGTGCTCCGACTTTGTATTCTGTCGGGTAGGGGATAAATATTTTTTTATGAACGGTTGAATCTCCGGATGTGTCGAGATCTAAATTGCAGCAGGTAAATTCCGTATTTGGAGGAAGAGGGAAGGAGGCTTCGATAATTCGTGTATTCGGTGTCGGAAAGTTAGGTAGGCCTTCACTCCATTCGGTCAGAAGATCGTTGGCTGTCGAGGTGACAAGTTTGTCCAGATTTAAAGAATCCTGGACAGATACATCCGTATTGGCTGATAATCCCTCTTGTCTTACTCCGAAAGGAATATACGTTTTCGAATAGGAGTAGAGTGAGTTCGTTCTGTCGAAAGTGAGTGCTTTTCCACTCTTCCGATCGTATGTGACATGTAGAATCTGTTTGTCAG encodes the following:
- a CDS encoding LytR/AlgR family response regulator transcription factor, giving the protein MNTKITATIVDDEQGNRENLLRMIRTYCPQISISAICSSVTEARTVLPEAKPDILFLDIRLGDDTGFSLLESLPDIPFEVIFVTAYDSYAIQAIRFSALDYLLKPIDPEELTHAVDKAIQVVLRKQENKRMQNLLQNTRAVDKQKKIALSVADKIEFVEIGSIIRCESESNYTTFYLKTGEKLVVSKTLKEFDELLTPYHFLRVHQSHLINLDEIKSFIKSDGGYIRMKDGSSIPISRQRRNYVMDVLKEL
- a CDS encoding sensor histidine kinase translates to MKVRLLFLFVCLAWNGWAESFTPYSRDSLKKGDWFTFECVHYYPYVAPGIQEEIPWRAENIRRVIIRATVIDRTDKSISIDYTLDNLYDCHNDKEKQGFYYFDNRYQQDFGFKDSTSDKQILHVTYDRKSGKALTFDRTNSLYSYSKTYIPFGVRQEGLSANTDVSVQDSLNLDKLVTSTANDLLTEWSEGLPNFPTPNTRIIEASFPLPPNTEFTCCNLDLDTSGDSTVHKKIFIPYPTEYKVGAQKTLLLTPGDSIVQDKKLYIDTHRIRYEGRGNEQNNFQYSYRRFANLYESDIFVFNLRQPDELEKAFQSRNALFQTVLEKDFGKMDPYWRKVFERSEQYLKGAVILQRYMYYTDKEDWHKSGLLSWQAPHFASVNPLIDYAYNLKKPDAANYDYFLYEYTIYKKQELKSDNLRLNKQKELTPQEDYLLTKQILSGYPKYQVNKVNLKALMGEKMLSELDADYNDFISSCPDTSLTNDLKKTYNKLLPFEAGKNIKETGLIIADSLHLAKGNDRKYILLQLLTWDGLPANILQNALDLKQRIEAEGLTSTIQLELYSNFSSHNAEKVKPYKAIPSKQAQDLKSKGIYPLTILMREDGTILYRRLWDFDIDTIIDLVKKDLNREDKSFKDFIKGFKEGVIGALLLAAIIGLIYYFRTKNKQKQELNRRRIRELELRAIRSQMNPHFIFNALSSIQNLINRSANQEANKYLIDFSRLLRKVLATSEKKLVPLSDEIEQLQLYLKLEQLRFPFSYSLTVDENIQPDTIEIPGMLIQPFVENAVKHGIAPRGIGEITIRLSLQNQLLIIDITDDGPGLKTEENGGFGIRAVTNEFEILKTLYNTEIGVTIENRQEKEAVSGCHVRLSIPL